A genome region from Serinus canaria isolate serCan28SL12 chromosome 19, serCan2020, whole genome shotgun sequence includes the following:
- the CLTC gene encoding clathrin heavy chain 1 isoform X1 yields MAQILPIRFQEHLQLQNLGINPANIGFSTLTMESDKFICIREKVGEQAQVVIIDMNDPSNPIRRPISADSAIMNPASKVIALKAGKTLQIFNIEMKSKMKAHTMTDDVTFWKWISLNTVALVTDNAVYHWSMEGESQPVKMFDRHSSLAGCQIINYRTDAKQKWLLLTGISAQQNRVVGAMQLYSVDRKVSQPIEGHAASFAQFKMEGNAEESTLFCFAVRGQAGGKLHIIEVGTPPTGNQPFPKKAVDVFFPPEAQSDFPVAMQISDKHDVVFLITKYGYIHLYDLETGTCIYMNRISGETIFVTAQHEATAGIIGVNRKGQVLSVCVEEENIIPYITNVLQNPDLALRMAVRNNLAGAEELFARKFNALFAQGNYSEAAKVAANAPKGILRTPDTIRRFQSVPAQPGQTSPLLQYFGILLDQGQLNKYESLELCRPVLQQGRKQLLEKWLKEDKLECSEELGDLVKSVDPTLALSVYLRANVPNKVIQCFAETGQVQKIVLYAKKVGYTPDWIFLLRNVMRISPDQGQQFAQMLVQDEEPLADITQIVDVFMEYNLIQQCTAFLLDALKNNRPSEGPLQTRLLEMNLMHAPQVADAILGNQMFTHYDRAHIAQLCEKAGLLQRALEHFSDLYDIKRAVVHTHLLNPEWLVNYFGSLSVEDSLECLRAMLSANIRQNLQICVQVASKYHEQLSTQSLIELFESFKSFEGLFYFLGSIVNFSQDPDVHFKYIQAACKTGQIKEVERICRESNCYDPERVKNFLKEAKLTDQLPLIIVCDRFDFVHDLVLYLYRNNLQKYIEIYVQKVNPSRLPVVIGGLLDVDCSEDVIKNLILVVRGQFSTDELVAEVEKRNRLKLLLPWLEARIHEGCEEPATHNALAKIYIDSNNNPERFLRENPYYDSRVVGKYCEKRDPHLACVAYERGQCDLELINVCNENSLFKSLSRYLVRRKDPELWASVLLESNPYRRPLIDQVVQTALSETQDPEEVSVTVKAFMTADLPNELIELLEKIVLDNSVFSEHRNLQNLLILTAIKADRTRVMEYINRLDNYDAPDIANIAISNELFEEAFAIFRKFDVNTSAVQVLIEHIGNLDRAYEFAERCNEPAVWSQLAKAQLQKGMVKEAIDSYIKADDPSSYMEVVQAANASGNWEELVKYLQMARKKARESYVETELIFALAKTNRLAELEEFINGPNNAHIQQVGDRCYDEKMYEAAKLLYNNVSNFGRLASTLVHLGEYQAAVDGARKANSTRTWKEVCFACVDGKEFRLAQLCGLHIVVHADELEELINYYQDRGYFEELITMLEAALGLERAHMGMFTELAILYSKFKPQKMREHLELFWSRVNIPKVLRAAEQAHLWAELVFLYDKYEEYDNAIITMMNHPTDAWKEGQFKDIITKVANVELYYKAVQFYLEFKPLLLNDLLMVLSPRLDHTRAVTFFTKVKQLPLVKPYLRSVQNHNNKSVNESLNNLFIIEEDYQALRTSIDAYDNFDNISLAQRLEKHELIEFRRIAAYLFKGNNRWKQSVELCKKDRLYKDAMQYASESKDTELAEELLQWFLQENKRECFGACLFTCYDLLRPDVVLETAWRHNIMDFAMPYFIQVMKEYLTKVDKLDASESLRKEEEQATETQPIVYGQPQLMLTAGPSVAVPPQAPFGYGYTAPPYGQPQPGFGYSM; encoded by the exons atggcCCAGATCCTGCCCATCCGCTTCCAGGAGCATCTCCAG ctcCAAAATCTGGGCATCAACCCAGCAAACATTGGGTTCAGCACTCTGACAATGGAGTCTGACAAATTCATCTGCATCAGAGAGAAAGTAGGAGAACAGGCTCAAGTGGTGATCATTGACATGAATGACCCCAGCAACCCAATCCGGAGACCAATTTCAGCTGACAGTGCTATCATGAACCCTGCCAGTAAAGTCATTGCACTGAAAG CTGGGAAAACGCTGCAAATCTTTAACATTGAGATGAAGAGCAAGATGAAGGCTCACACCATGACAGATGATGTCACCTTCTGGAAGTGGATCTCTCTGAACACTGTTGCCCTCGTGACGGATAATGCAGTTTACCACTGGAGCATGGAGGGCGAGTCCCAGCCTGTGAAGATGTTTGATCGCCACTCCAGCCTTGCTGGCTGCCAGATCATCAACTACAGAACTGATGCCAAGCAGAAATGGCTCTTGCTGACTGGAATATCTGCACAG CAAAACCGTGTGGTGGGGGCAATGCAGCTGTACTCTGTGGACAGAAAAGTGTCCCAGCCCATCGAGGGACATGCAGCCAGCTTTGCACAGTTCAAGATGGAAGGGAATGCTGAAGAATCCACTCTCTTCTGTTTTGCAGTAAGAGGGCAAGCTGGGGGTAAG CTGCATATCATTGAGGTTGGCACACCACCCACTGGGAATCAGCCCTTTCCAAAGAAAGCTGTGGATGTCTTCTTTCCTCCTGAAGCACAAAGTGACTTTCCTGTTGCTATGCAG atcAGTGACAAGCATGATGTGGTGTTCCTCATAACAAAGTATGGCTACATCCACTTGTATGACCTGGAAACTGGCACCTGTATCTACATGAACAGGATCAGTGGAGAGACCATTTTTGTTACTGCCCAGCATGAAGCAACAGCTGGAATTATTGGAGTCAACAGAAAGGGACAG GTGCTCTCAGTGTGTGTGGAAGAGGAGAACATCATTCCCTACATCACAAACGTGCTGCAGAATCCTGACCTGGCTTTACGGATGGCTGTCCGCAACAACCTGGCGGGGGCTGAGGAGCTCTTTGCCAGGAAATTCAATGCACTCTTTGCACAAGGGAACTATTCAGAGGCAGCAAAAGTGGCAGCTAATGCCCCAAAG GGAATCCTGCGTACTCCAGACACCATACGCCGGTTCCAGAGTgttccagctcagccagggcagacttcccctctcctgcagtATTTTGGCATTCTGCTGGACCAAGGGCAGCTGAACAAGTATGAGTCACTGGAGCTCTGCAGACcagtgctccagcagggccGCAAGCAGCTCTTGGAAAAATGGTTAAAAGAAGATAAG CTGGAGTGCTCGGAGGAGCTGGGAGACCTTGTGAAATCTGTGGATCCCACGCTAGCGCTTAGTGTCTATCTGAGAGCCAACGTTCCAAACAAGGTCATCCAATGTTTTGCTGAAACAGGACAAGTCCAAAAGATTGTTTTGTATGCTAAGAAG GTTGGATATACTCCAGACTGGATTTTTTTGCTGAGGAATGTAATGAGAATCAGCCCTGATCAAGGACAGCAGTTTGCACAAATGCTTGTTCAAGATGAAGAGCCTCTTGCAGATATAACACAG atTGTGGATGTCTTTATGGAATATAATTTAATCCAGCAATGTACAGCCTTTCTGCTGGATGCACTGAAGAATAATCGTCCCTCAGAAGGTCCCCTGCAAACACGTTTACTTGAGATGAACCTCATGCACGCTCCTCAG GTTGCAGATGCCATCCTGGGAAACCAAATGTTTACTCACTATGACCGGGCTCACATAGCTCAGCTGTGTGAGAAGGCTGGTTTGCTGCAGAGAGCACTCGAGCACTTCTCAGACCTCTACGACATCAAGCGTGCGGTGGTTCACACTCACCTCCTCAACCCTGAG TGGTTAGTGAATTATTTTGGGTCCTTATCAGTAGAAGACTCTCTGGAGTGTCTGCGTGCGATGCTGTCCGCTAACATCCGTCAGAACCTGCAGATCTGTGTCCAGGTGGCTTCCAAATACCATGAACAGCTGTCAACACAGTCACTCATCGAGCTCTTTGAGTCCTTCAAGAGCTTTGAAG gtttgttttatttcctgggCTCCATTGTAAACTTCAGCCAGGATCCAGATGTGCACTTCAAGTACATTCAAGCTGCATGTAAGACAGGACAGATTAAAGAAGTGGAAAGAATCTGCAGGGAAAGTAACTGCTATGATCCAGAACGTGTTAAAAACTTCCTCAAG GAAGCTAAACTCACTGACCAGCTGCCTCTTATCATTGTGTGCGACCGCTTTGACTTTGTCCACGACTTGGTGCTGTATTTGTATAGAAATAATCTCCAAAAATATATTGAGATTTATGTACAGAAG GTGAATCCCAGCCGTCTGCCAGTTGTTATTGGGGGACTGCTCGATGTGGATTGCTCTGAAGATGTGATCAAGAACCTCATCCTTGTAGTGAGAGGTCAATTTTCAACTGATGAACTTGTTGCAGAGGttgagaaaagaaacag GCTGAAGCTGCTTCTGCCCTGGCTGGAAGCAAGAATTCACGAGGGCTGTGAGGAGCCTGCCACTCACAATGCACTGGCCAAGATATACATTGACAGCAACAACAACCCAGAGAGATTCCTGCGTGAGAACCCCTACTATGACAGTCGTGTTGTTGGCAAGTACTGTGAGAAGAGGGACCCTCACCTGGCCTGCGTGGCTTACGAGCGTGGACAGTGCGACCTGGAGCTGATTAAT GTGTGCAATGAGAACTCCCTCTTCAAGAGTCTCTCCCGCTACTTAGTTCGTCGTAAGGACCCCGAGCTCTGGGCCAGTGTGCTGCTGGAAAGCAACCCCTACAGGAGACCCCTGATTGACCAG gttGTCCAGACTGCTCTGTCGGAGACCCAGGACCCCGAGGAAGTCTCTGTCACTGTGAAGGCCTTCATGACTGCAGATCTTCCCAATGAGCTCATTGAACTGCTGGAGAAAATCGTTCTGGATAATTCAGTATTCAGTGAGCACAG gAACCTGCAGAACCTTCTCATCCTCACAGCCATCAAGGCTGACCGCACCCGTGTCATGGAGTACATCAATCGCCTGGATAACTACGATGCCCCTGATATAGCCAATATTGCTATCAGCAACGAGCTTTTTGAGGAGGCATTTGCTATCTTCAGGAAGTTTGATGTCAACACATCAGCTGTGCAG GTGTTGATAGAGCACATTGGGAACCTGGACCGTGCGTACGAGTTCGCCGAGCGCTGCAATGAACCTGCAGTGTGGAGCCAGCTGGCCAAAGCACAGCTCCAGAAGGGGATGGTGAAGGAAGCAATTGACTCCTACATTAAAGCAGATGATCCTTCCTCATACATGGAAGTTGTTCAAGCTGCTAATGCCAGTG GAAACTGGGAAGAACTGGTGAAGTATCTGCAGATGGCACGCAAGAAGGCCCGGGAGTCGTACGTGGAAACAGAATTAATCTTTGCTCTTGCTAAAACAAACCGCCTGGCAGAGCTAGAGGAGTTCATCAATGGCCCCAACAATGCACATATCCAGCAG GTTGGTGATCGCTGCTATGATGAGAAGATGTATGAAGCAGCCAAGCTCTTGTACAACAACGTGTCCAACTTCGGCCGCTTGGCCTCGACCTTGGTGCACCTCGGCGAGTACCAGGCAGCCGTGGATGGCGCTCGCAAAGCCAACAGCACTCGCACCTGGAAAGAG GtctgctttgcttgtgtggATGGAAAAGAATTCCGCCTGGCTCAGCTGTGTGGGCTCCACATTGTAGTGCATGCAGATGAGCTGGAAGAGCTCATCAACTATTACCAG GATCGTGGGTACTTTGAAGAGCTGATCACTATGTTGGAAGCAGCACTTGGGCTGGAGCGAGCACACATGGGGATGTTCACAGAGCTGGCAATTCTCTACTCCAAATTCAAGCCACAGAAGATGAGGGAGCACTTGGAGCTGTTCTGGTCCAGAGTCAACATTCCCAAG GTTCTGAGAGCTGCAGAACAAGCCCATCTCTGGGCTGAACTGGTGTTCCTGTATGATAAGTATGAAGAATATGATAATGCCATAATCACAATGATGAATCACCCAACTGATGCTTGGAAAGAAGGCCAGTTCAAAGATATCATCACTAAG GTGGCCAATGTGGAGCTGTACTACAAGGCAGTTCAGTTCTATTTGGAATTTAAGCCTCTGCTGCTCAATGATCTGCTGATGGTGTTGTCCCCTCGGCTTGACCACACTCGTGCTGTCACGTTCTTCACAAAG GTTAAACAGCTGCCCCTGGTTAAGCCTTACCTGCGCTCTGTTCAAAATCACAACAACAAATCAGTCAACGAGTCCCTCAACAACCTCTTCATTATTGAAGAAGATTACCAG GCTCTTAGGACTTCTATAGATGCTTATGACAACTTTGACAACATTTCTCTTGCCCAACGTTTGGAGAAGCACGAGCTCATAGAGTTCCGGAGGATCGCTGCCTATCTCTTCAAAGGCAACAACCGCTGGAAACAGAGCGTGGAGCTCTGCAAGAAGGACAGGCTCTACAAG GATGCCATGCAGTACGCTTCCGAATCCAAAGATACtgagctggcagaagagctgctgcagtggttCTTGCAGGAGAACAAGAGGGAATGCTTTGGTGCTTGTCTCTTCACCTGCTACGATCTCCTAAGGCCAGATGTTGTCTTGGAAACAGCGTGGAGGCACAACATTATGGACTTTGCCATGCCATACTTTATCCAGGTCATGAAGGAATACTTGACCAAG GTGGATAAACTGGATGCATCAGAGTctttgagaaaggaagaggagcaAGCTACAGAAACACAACCTATTGTTTATG gccagccccagctgatgCTGACAGCAGGACCCAGCGTGGCAGTTCCTCCGCAGGCACCTTTCGGCTATGGCTACACGGCCCCTCCCTACGGGCAGCCGCAGCCCGGCTTCGGCTACAGCATGTGA
- the CLTC gene encoding clathrin heavy chain 1 isoform X2, with product MAQILPIRFQEHLQLQNLGINPANIGFSTLTMESDKFICIREKVGEQAQVVIIDMNDPSNPIRRPISADSAIMNPASKVIALKAGKTLQIFNIEMKSKMKAHTMTDDVTFWKWISLNTVALVTDNAVYHWSMEGESQPVKMFDRHSSLAGCQIINYRTDAKQKWLLLTGISAQQNRVVGAMQLYSVDRKVSQPIEGHAASFAQFKMEGNAEESTLFCFAVRGQAGGKLHIIEVGTPPTGNQPFPKKAVDVFFPPEAQSDFPVAMQISDKHDVVFLITKYGYIHLYDLETGTCIYMNRISGETIFVTAQHEATAGIIGVNRKGQVLSVCVEEENIIPYITNVLQNPDLALRMAVRNNLAGAEELFARKFNALFAQGNYSEAAKVAANAPKGILRTPDTIRRFQSVPAQPGQTSPLLQYFGILLDQGQLNKYESLELCRPVLQQGRKQLLEKWLKEDKLECSEELGDLVKSVDPTLALSVYLRANVPNKVIQCFAETGQVQKIVLYAKKVGYTPDWIFLLRNVMRISPDQGQQFAQMLVQDEEPLADITQIVDVFMEYNLIQQCTAFLLDALKNNRPSEGPLQTRLLEMNLMHAPQVADAILGNQMFTHYDRAHIAQLCEKAGLLQRALEHFSDLYDIKRAVVHTHLLNPEWLVNYFGSLSVEDSLECLRAMLSANIRQNLQICVQVASKYHEQLSTQSLIELFESFKSFEGLFYFLGSIVNFSQDPDVHFKYIQAACKTGQIKEVERICRESNCYDPERVKNFLKEAKLTDQLPLIIVCDRFDFVHDLVLYLYRNNLQKYIEIYVQKVNPSRLPVVIGGLLDVDCSEDVIKNLILVVRGQFSTDELVAEVEKRNRLKLLLPWLEARIHEGCEEPATHNALAKIYIDSNNNPERFLRENPYYDSRVVGKYCEKRDPHLACVAYERGQCDLELINVCNENSLFKSLSRYLVRRKDPELWASVLLESNPYRRPLIDQVVQTALSETQDPEEVSVTVKAFMTADLPNELIELLEKIVLDNSVFSEHRNLQNLLILTAIKADRTRVMEYINRLDNYDAPDIANIAISNELFEEAFAIFRKFDVNTSAVQVLIEHIGNLDRAYEFAERCNEPAVWSQLAKAQLQKGMVKEAIDSYIKADDPSSYMEVVQAANASGNWEELVKYLQMARKKARESYVETELIFALAKTNRLAELEEFINGPNNAHIQQVGDRCYDEKMYEAAKLLYNNVSNFGRLASTLVHLGEYQAAVDGARKANSTRTWKEVCFACVDGKEFRLAQLCGLHIVVHADELEELINYYQDRGYFEELITMLEAALGLERAHMGMFTELAILYSKFKPQKMREHLELFWSRVNIPKVLRAAEQAHLWAELVFLYDKYEEYDNAIITMMNHPTDAWKEGQFKDIITKVANVELYYKAVQFYLEFKPLLLNDLLMVLSPRLDHTRAVTFFTKVKQLPLVKPYLRSVQNHNNKSVNESLNNLFIIEEDYQALRTSIDAYDNFDNISLAQRLEKHELIEFRRIAAYLFKGNNRWKQSVELCKKDRLYKDAMQYASESKDTELAEELLQWFLQENKRECFGACLFTCYDLLRPDVVLETAWRHNIMDFAMPYFIQVMKEYLTKVDAIKEKVKVDSCFPSLSLED from the exons atggcCCAGATCCTGCCCATCCGCTTCCAGGAGCATCTCCAG ctcCAAAATCTGGGCATCAACCCAGCAAACATTGGGTTCAGCACTCTGACAATGGAGTCTGACAAATTCATCTGCATCAGAGAGAAAGTAGGAGAACAGGCTCAAGTGGTGATCATTGACATGAATGACCCCAGCAACCCAATCCGGAGACCAATTTCAGCTGACAGTGCTATCATGAACCCTGCCAGTAAAGTCATTGCACTGAAAG CTGGGAAAACGCTGCAAATCTTTAACATTGAGATGAAGAGCAAGATGAAGGCTCACACCATGACAGATGATGTCACCTTCTGGAAGTGGATCTCTCTGAACACTGTTGCCCTCGTGACGGATAATGCAGTTTACCACTGGAGCATGGAGGGCGAGTCCCAGCCTGTGAAGATGTTTGATCGCCACTCCAGCCTTGCTGGCTGCCAGATCATCAACTACAGAACTGATGCCAAGCAGAAATGGCTCTTGCTGACTGGAATATCTGCACAG CAAAACCGTGTGGTGGGGGCAATGCAGCTGTACTCTGTGGACAGAAAAGTGTCCCAGCCCATCGAGGGACATGCAGCCAGCTTTGCACAGTTCAAGATGGAAGGGAATGCTGAAGAATCCACTCTCTTCTGTTTTGCAGTAAGAGGGCAAGCTGGGGGTAAG CTGCATATCATTGAGGTTGGCACACCACCCACTGGGAATCAGCCCTTTCCAAAGAAAGCTGTGGATGTCTTCTTTCCTCCTGAAGCACAAAGTGACTTTCCTGTTGCTATGCAG atcAGTGACAAGCATGATGTGGTGTTCCTCATAACAAAGTATGGCTACATCCACTTGTATGACCTGGAAACTGGCACCTGTATCTACATGAACAGGATCAGTGGAGAGACCATTTTTGTTACTGCCCAGCATGAAGCAACAGCTGGAATTATTGGAGTCAACAGAAAGGGACAG GTGCTCTCAGTGTGTGTGGAAGAGGAGAACATCATTCCCTACATCACAAACGTGCTGCAGAATCCTGACCTGGCTTTACGGATGGCTGTCCGCAACAACCTGGCGGGGGCTGAGGAGCTCTTTGCCAGGAAATTCAATGCACTCTTTGCACAAGGGAACTATTCAGAGGCAGCAAAAGTGGCAGCTAATGCCCCAAAG GGAATCCTGCGTACTCCAGACACCATACGCCGGTTCCAGAGTgttccagctcagccagggcagacttcccctctcctgcagtATTTTGGCATTCTGCTGGACCAAGGGCAGCTGAACAAGTATGAGTCACTGGAGCTCTGCAGACcagtgctccagcagggccGCAAGCAGCTCTTGGAAAAATGGTTAAAAGAAGATAAG CTGGAGTGCTCGGAGGAGCTGGGAGACCTTGTGAAATCTGTGGATCCCACGCTAGCGCTTAGTGTCTATCTGAGAGCCAACGTTCCAAACAAGGTCATCCAATGTTTTGCTGAAACAGGACAAGTCCAAAAGATTGTTTTGTATGCTAAGAAG GTTGGATATACTCCAGACTGGATTTTTTTGCTGAGGAATGTAATGAGAATCAGCCCTGATCAAGGACAGCAGTTTGCACAAATGCTTGTTCAAGATGAAGAGCCTCTTGCAGATATAACACAG atTGTGGATGTCTTTATGGAATATAATTTAATCCAGCAATGTACAGCCTTTCTGCTGGATGCACTGAAGAATAATCGTCCCTCAGAAGGTCCCCTGCAAACACGTTTACTTGAGATGAACCTCATGCACGCTCCTCAG GTTGCAGATGCCATCCTGGGAAACCAAATGTTTACTCACTATGACCGGGCTCACATAGCTCAGCTGTGTGAGAAGGCTGGTTTGCTGCAGAGAGCACTCGAGCACTTCTCAGACCTCTACGACATCAAGCGTGCGGTGGTTCACACTCACCTCCTCAACCCTGAG TGGTTAGTGAATTATTTTGGGTCCTTATCAGTAGAAGACTCTCTGGAGTGTCTGCGTGCGATGCTGTCCGCTAACATCCGTCAGAACCTGCAGATCTGTGTCCAGGTGGCTTCCAAATACCATGAACAGCTGTCAACACAGTCACTCATCGAGCTCTTTGAGTCCTTCAAGAGCTTTGAAG gtttgttttatttcctgggCTCCATTGTAAACTTCAGCCAGGATCCAGATGTGCACTTCAAGTACATTCAAGCTGCATGTAAGACAGGACAGATTAAAGAAGTGGAAAGAATCTGCAGGGAAAGTAACTGCTATGATCCAGAACGTGTTAAAAACTTCCTCAAG GAAGCTAAACTCACTGACCAGCTGCCTCTTATCATTGTGTGCGACCGCTTTGACTTTGTCCACGACTTGGTGCTGTATTTGTATAGAAATAATCTCCAAAAATATATTGAGATTTATGTACAGAAG GTGAATCCCAGCCGTCTGCCAGTTGTTATTGGGGGACTGCTCGATGTGGATTGCTCTGAAGATGTGATCAAGAACCTCATCCTTGTAGTGAGAGGTCAATTTTCAACTGATGAACTTGTTGCAGAGGttgagaaaagaaacag GCTGAAGCTGCTTCTGCCCTGGCTGGAAGCAAGAATTCACGAGGGCTGTGAGGAGCCTGCCACTCACAATGCACTGGCCAAGATATACATTGACAGCAACAACAACCCAGAGAGATTCCTGCGTGAGAACCCCTACTATGACAGTCGTGTTGTTGGCAAGTACTGTGAGAAGAGGGACCCTCACCTGGCCTGCGTGGCTTACGAGCGTGGACAGTGCGACCTGGAGCTGATTAAT GTGTGCAATGAGAACTCCCTCTTCAAGAGTCTCTCCCGCTACTTAGTTCGTCGTAAGGACCCCGAGCTCTGGGCCAGTGTGCTGCTGGAAAGCAACCCCTACAGGAGACCCCTGATTGACCAG gttGTCCAGACTGCTCTGTCGGAGACCCAGGACCCCGAGGAAGTCTCTGTCACTGTGAAGGCCTTCATGACTGCAGATCTTCCCAATGAGCTCATTGAACTGCTGGAGAAAATCGTTCTGGATAATTCAGTATTCAGTGAGCACAG gAACCTGCAGAACCTTCTCATCCTCACAGCCATCAAGGCTGACCGCACCCGTGTCATGGAGTACATCAATCGCCTGGATAACTACGATGCCCCTGATATAGCCAATATTGCTATCAGCAACGAGCTTTTTGAGGAGGCATTTGCTATCTTCAGGAAGTTTGATGTCAACACATCAGCTGTGCAG GTGTTGATAGAGCACATTGGGAACCTGGACCGTGCGTACGAGTTCGCCGAGCGCTGCAATGAACCTGCAGTGTGGAGCCAGCTGGCCAAAGCACAGCTCCAGAAGGGGATGGTGAAGGAAGCAATTGACTCCTACATTAAAGCAGATGATCCTTCCTCATACATGGAAGTTGTTCAAGCTGCTAATGCCAGTG GAAACTGGGAAGAACTGGTGAAGTATCTGCAGATGGCACGCAAGAAGGCCCGGGAGTCGTACGTGGAAACAGAATTAATCTTTGCTCTTGCTAAAACAAACCGCCTGGCAGAGCTAGAGGAGTTCATCAATGGCCCCAACAATGCACATATCCAGCAG GTTGGTGATCGCTGCTATGATGAGAAGATGTATGAAGCAGCCAAGCTCTTGTACAACAACGTGTCCAACTTCGGCCGCTTGGCCTCGACCTTGGTGCACCTCGGCGAGTACCAGGCAGCCGTGGATGGCGCTCGCAAAGCCAACAGCACTCGCACCTGGAAAGAG GtctgctttgcttgtgtggATGGAAAAGAATTCCGCCTGGCTCAGCTGTGTGGGCTCCACATTGTAGTGCATGCAGATGAGCTGGAAGAGCTCATCAACTATTACCAG GATCGTGGGTACTTTGAAGAGCTGATCACTATGTTGGAAGCAGCACTTGGGCTGGAGCGAGCACACATGGGGATGTTCACAGAGCTGGCAATTCTCTACTCCAAATTCAAGCCACAGAAGATGAGGGAGCACTTGGAGCTGTTCTGGTCCAGAGTCAACATTCCCAAG GTTCTGAGAGCTGCAGAACAAGCCCATCTCTGGGCTGAACTGGTGTTCCTGTATGATAAGTATGAAGAATATGATAATGCCATAATCACAATGATGAATCACCCAACTGATGCTTGGAAAGAAGGCCAGTTCAAAGATATCATCACTAAG GTGGCCAATGTGGAGCTGTACTACAAGGCAGTTCAGTTCTATTTGGAATTTAAGCCTCTGCTGCTCAATGATCTGCTGATGGTGTTGTCCCCTCGGCTTGACCACACTCGTGCTGTCACGTTCTTCACAAAG GTTAAACAGCTGCCCCTGGTTAAGCCTTACCTGCGCTCTGTTCAAAATCACAACAACAAATCAGTCAACGAGTCCCTCAACAACCTCTTCATTATTGAAGAAGATTACCAG GCTCTTAGGACTTCTATAGATGCTTATGACAACTTTGACAACATTTCTCTTGCCCAACGTTTGGAGAAGCACGAGCTCATAGAGTTCCGGAGGATCGCTGCCTATCTCTTCAAAGGCAACAACCGCTGGAAACAGAGCGTGGAGCTCTGCAAGAAGGACAGGCTCTACAAG GATGCCATGCAGTACGCTTCCGAATCCAAAGATACtgagctggcagaagagctgctgcagtggttCTTGCAGGAGAACAAGAGGGAATGCTTTGGTGCTTGTCTCTTCACCTGCTACGATCTCCTAAGGCCAGATGTTGTCTTGGAAACAGCGTGGAGGCACAACATTATGGACTTTGCCATGCCATACTTTATCCAGGTCATGAAGGAATACTTGACCAAG GTTGATGCAATAAAGGAAAAGGTGAAAGTTGAttcttgttttccatctttAAGTCTGGAGGACTAA